In Phenylobacterium hankyongense, the sequence CTGAAGGGCCAGCGGCTGGTGCTCGGCTTCAAGGACAAGAGCCTGGAGATCACCCGCTCGCGCAGCGAAACCTCCCAGGACGGGCGCATCGTGGTGCCTGCCCGCCGCCGCATGGGCCAGCTCACCATCGTCGACGCCGATCTCAGCGGGAAGCGGATCAGCGCGCTGATCGATTCCGGCTCGCAGGTGACCATCTGCAACACCCCGTTGCGGAAGGCCCTCGCCGAGACGGACCGGCGACAGGGCCGGGCGTCCGTCCCGGTCCGCGTGGGCCTGGAGACCATCGCCGGCGAAGCCTTCACCGGCGAGCAGTTCTACCTGCCGTTCCTGCGCCTGGGCGGCCTGCACCTGGGCAACGTGCCGGTGGTGCACGCCGATTCCCACGTCTTCGACCTCTGGGGCCTGCAGGACACCCCGGCGATCGTGCTGGGCATGGACCTGCTCACCCAGTTCACCACGGTGGCCCTGGACTTCGGCAGGTCCCAGGTGCGGTTCGACATCGCCTGACCGGGCTCAGCGGCGCGGCGGCTTCTGGTCGTTGCCCGGCCGGCGCGGCTTGATCTTCGGTCGCGGGCCTGCTCCCGGACCAGGGCCAGGGCGAGGGCCAGGGCGAGCGCCTGGGCCCCGCGGCGGGCCGCCGGGGCCGCGCGGCCCGGCGTTCGGGCCGGCGTTCGGGCCTCTGGGCGGCGGACGAGGACCGCGGCTCGGGCTAGGCCCCTGCCCCTTCACCG encodes:
- a CDS encoding retroviral-like aspartic protease family protein, with protein sequence MSVSRREASVALLAAAGVGFLPGGLARAQVAPAEPPPPDDDPPIQLDTASDRFEHMLAPVTINDRGPFNFLLDTGANISCISRSLADRLGLEAGPPARVHTMAGVRTRPSVIIPRLLVGGRSRRTVRAPSLPMKGPEVEGVLGVDWLKGQRLVLGFKDKSLEITRSRSETSQDGRIVVPARRRMGQLTIVDADLSGKRISALIDSGSQVTICNTPLRKALAETDRRQGRASVPVRVGLETIAGEAFTGEQFYLPFLRLGGLHLGNVPVVHADSHVFDLWGLQDTPAIVLGMDLLTQFTTVALDFGRSQVRFDIA